The following are encoded in a window of Lactobacillus intestinalis genomic DNA:
- a CDS encoding triphosphoribosyl-dephospho-CoA synthase: MIKEIVDNALKALLYEAVTLPKPGLVDPVDQGSHPDMDIYTFIDSSVALAPYLNKAAQIGEEFKGHNLTQMFQKLRQEGFLAETEMLRATQAINTHKGAIFSLGIFVCAQSYAKKHEQDIFEVIKKMCRGLIHHDLSTLNKKHLTAGEEQYVKYQIGGVRELAERGYPIVRDSSLPYLKMSQGTINQRLLDTLMKIASQADDTTFVKRAQGRQTLAWLHEISEKFLKLGGSKTQAGMQFLKEENAIFKEHDYTIGGCADLLIVTIFMALEENSL, from the coding sequence ATGATAAAAGAAATTGTAGATAATGCTTTAAAGGCGCTTCTTTATGAAGCTGTAACTTTGCCAAAACCTGGTTTGGTTGATCCAGTCGATCAGGGTTCACATCCAGATATGGATATTTATACTTTTATTGATAGCAGTGTAGCATTGGCCCCATACTTAAATAAAGCCGCGCAGATTGGTGAAGAGTTTAAGGGGCACAACTTAACTCAAATGTTTCAAAAGTTGCGACAAGAGGGTTTTTTAGCCGAAACAGAGATGTTGAGGGCAACTCAAGCTATTAATACGCATAAAGGTGCAATTTTTTCTTTAGGGATATTTGTATGTGCGCAAAGTTATGCGAAAAAACATGAGCAAGATATTTTTGAAGTTATTAAAAAAATGTGTCGAGGATTAATTCATCATGATTTAAGTACCTTAAATAAAAAGCACTTAACTGCAGGTGAAGAGCAATATGTAAAATATCAAATTGGAGGCGTCCGTGAACTTGCTGAAAGGGGATATCCAATTGTGAGGGATAGCAGTCTACCATATTTAAAAATGAGTCAGGGGACAATTAATCAGCGCTTATTAGATACTCTAATGAAAATTGCAAGTCAGGCCGATGATACAACCTTTGTTAAAAGGGCTCAAGGAAGACAGACACTAGCTTGGCTTCATGAAATAAGTGAAAAATTTTTGAAATTAGGTGGGAGTAAAACCCAAGCGGGGATGCAATTTTTGAAAGAGGAAAATGCGATTTTTAAAGAACACGACTATACAATTGGAGGGTGTGCTGATTTATTAATCGTGACCATCTTTATGGCTTTAGAGGAAAATAGTTTGTAA
- a CDS encoding HAD-IC family P-type ATPase: protein MTEKLTGLTQAEAEKRLKKDGLNEVPEPKYNFWKEFAGKLWNLSAWILEGALILEFILGKRIQALFVLAMLLFAAWNGASKKKQSRRVLDNISHKLTPTVAVKRDGKWIKLNSKELVVGDLVSLQAGDVLAADVKIMSGDLAFDESSITGESDAVKKHIGAEAYAGTTVVRGDGLATVTATGKNSRSGKTINLINNSAAPGHLQQLLTKIIYYLCLLDGILTLVIIIASFIKGGDFKTFIDMLPFLAMMFIASIPVAMPSTFALSNSFEATRLSKEGVLTSDLTGIQDAANLNLLLLDKTGTITENKTAVANWNNFSDLDNKEVLELAGAATDQRNPSIIDTAIDDYIVDKGLVIKDKSKFVPFTSDTGYSIAEVDGHNVKLGSFKQLSLIDKNANEKISHVNFKAGRSVAVLIDDKLAGVFILQDKVRPDSKKALNEIKKRGIRPIMLTGDNQKTAEAVAQEVDLEGKVISIHDFNDNTDVSTLAGIADVLPEDKLNMVKLFQEKGYIVGMTGDGVNDAPALKQAEVGIAMSNAADVAKRSGKMVLLNDGLTSIIKILDAGHRVYQRMTTWSLTKLSRTAELTMLLTFGYLFFDYLPMALNAMVIYTIMNNMVTMMIGTDRTHITYKPESWNMAKLAKIAFSLAAGWTVIGMLFVWYLNTHGFSHGTVSTIVYVYLVLSAMLIVLITRTRKYFWQDYPSKLVGSVQIADVLITFILALFGIAMTQISWTNLLLTFVIALIAAIVIDLFYQPIMKNR, encoded by the coding sequence ATGACAGAAAAATTAACCGGTTTAACTCAGGCCGAAGCCGAAAAAAGGCTTAAAAAAGATGGTCTTAATGAAGTGCCTGAACCAAAGTATAATTTCTGGAAAGAATTCGCAGGAAAATTATGGAATTTATCTGCTTGGATTCTTGAGGGTGCATTAATTCTTGAATTTATTTTAGGCAAACGAATTCAAGCCTTGTTTGTTTTAGCGATGCTGTTATTCGCAGCTTGGAATGGTGCTTCTAAAAAGAAACAATCACGAAGAGTACTCGACAATATTTCTCACAAATTAACGCCAACCGTTGCTGTTAAACGAGATGGCAAATGGATCAAGTTAAACTCTAAAGAACTTGTGGTGGGAGATTTAGTCAGTTTACAAGCGGGAGATGTTTTAGCAGCCGATGTTAAAATTATGAGCGGTGATTTGGCTTTTGATGAAAGTTCAATTACCGGCGAATCAGACGCCGTTAAAAAGCATATCGGTGCAGAAGCTTATGCGGGAACCACAGTTGTACGTGGCGACGGATTAGCTACTGTGACTGCTACTGGTAAAAATTCTCGCTCAGGTAAAACTATCAACCTAATCAATAATTCTGCCGCTCCAGGTCACTTACAGCAATTATTGACTAAAATTATTTATTACCTTTGTTTACTCGACGGAATTTTAACTTTAGTAATTATCATTGCTTCCTTTATCAAAGGTGGGGACTTTAAGACTTTTATTGATATGTTGCCATTCTTAGCGATGATGTTTATCGCTTCAATTCCTGTGGCAATGCCTTCTACTTTTGCCCTCTCCAACTCATTTGAGGCTACTCGTTTAAGCAAAGAAGGAGTTTTAACTTCTGATTTGACTGGTATTCAAGATGCCGCCAACCTAAACCTACTTTTACTTGATAAGACAGGCACGATTACCGAAAATAAGACCGCCGTTGCAAATTGGAATAATTTTAGTGATTTAGACAATAAGGAAGTTTTAGAACTTGCTGGTGCTGCCACTGACCAAAGAAATCCAAGCATTATTGATACTGCTATTGATGACTATATTGTAGATAAAGGTTTAGTTATTAAGGATAAATCTAAATTTGTTCCTTTTACTTCTGATACAGGTTATTCAATAGCTGAAGTTGACGGTCATAATGTAAAATTAGGATCATTTAAGCAATTATCTTTAATTGATAAAAACGCGAACGAAAAAATTAGCCATGTTAACTTTAAAGCTGGTCGTTCAGTAGCTGTTTTAATTGATGACAAGCTTGCCGGGGTCTTTATTTTACAAGATAAAGTTAGACCAGATTCTAAGAAAGCTTTAAATGAGATCAAAAAGCGCGGAATTCGTCCAATTATGTTAACTGGTGATAACCAAAAAACTGCCGAAGCCGTTGCTCAAGAAGTTGATCTTGAAGGTAAAGTAATCTCTATTCATGATTTTAATGATAATACTGATGTTTCTACCCTAGCTGGAATTGCTGATGTTTTACCAGAAGATAAGCTTAATATGGTTAAACTCTTCCAAGAAAAAGGCTATATTGTTGGAATGACCGGTGACGGGGTTAATGATGCTCCTGCTTTAAAGCAAGCTGAAGTCGGAATTGCCATGTCTAATGCCGCAGACGTTGCTAAAAGATCAGGAAAGATGGTTTTACTTAACGATGGTCTTACTTCTATTATTAAGATTTTAGATGCTGGTCACCGTGTTTACCAAAGAATGACCACTTGGTCTTTAACCAAACTTTCTAGAACTGCTGAATTAACAATGCTTTTGACTTTTGGCTATCTCTTCTTTGATTATTTACCAATGGCTTTAAATGCAATGGTTATCTACACCATCATGAATAACATGGTAACCATGATGATCGGAACTGACCGGACACACATTACTTATAAACCAGAAAGTTGGAACATGGCAAAACTTGCTAAGATAGCCTTCTCTCTTGCTGCTGGTTGGACTGTAATTGGAATGCTGTTTGTTTGGTATTTGAACACTCATGGTTTCAGTCATGGAACGGTTTCAACAATAGTGTATGTTTACTTGGTATTAAGTGCGATGTTAATTGTGCTCATTACCAGAACTCGCAAATACTTCTGGCAAGATTATCCATCTAAATTAGTTGGAAGTGTTCAAATTGCCGATGTCCTAATCACTTTCATCTTAGCATTGTTTGGTATTGCAATGACTCAAATTAGTTGGACTAATTTACTACTTACTTTTGTAATTGCTTTAATTGCTGCAATTGTCATCGATTTGTTCTATCAACCTATTATGAAAAATCGTTAA
- the cls gene encoding cardiolipin synthase, with protein sequence MIWTWDVIRRIIEVLWVINIGLAIWTVFRSRRDIASTWAWLLVLSVFPVIGFIIYLFLGRQLSHDEIFAMKKAQQEVQERYLEKQRKRLEEHDLLPKADQEKRARMLTDLNLNNDKAILTLDNQVELFTDGNDLFDNIIANINQAKEFVDVEFYTFYSDELGHRVLSALEAAAKRGVKVRVLYDANGSHGTKARFFSNLRKLGGEAQPFISSSSKYKIRTPRLNYHLHRKLVIIDHTIGYIGGFNIGDQYVDKSPKFGHWRDTHMRVVGQAPIMMEFRFAMDWNTSCRKSHLPKYPLDNLEHIKLKRPSSKNDVAMQIVSSGPDSQDFAIRRGYEGIIATAKEYIYIQTPYLIPEPSILEALIIAAKSGVDVRIMVPCMPDHPFVYRATEYYAKYLTENGVKVYKYNNGFIHAKTVVSGSNISSVGSANQDYRSYSLNFEVNAFNYSPELTKKLKKIFEEDLKVSTLMTNEYFDKQSRWRKFKQYFSRLLSPIL encoded by the coding sequence ATGATTTGGACATGGGATGTGATTAGACGCATCATCGAGGTACTGTGGGTAATCAATATTGGATTAGCTATCTGGACCGTATTTAGAAGTCGGCGCGATATTGCTTCAACCTGGGCGTGGTTATTAGTTCTATCAGTTTTTCCAGTAATTGGATTTATCATTTATTTATTTTTGGGGAGGCAACTATCTCATGACGAGATTTTTGCAATGAAAAAAGCGCAACAAGAAGTCCAAGAGCGCTATTTGGAAAAACAGCGTAAGCGTTTAGAAGAACATGATCTACTTCCAAAAGCGGATCAAGAAAAACGAGCGCGCATGCTGACAGATTTAAATTTAAACAATGATAAAGCAATTTTAACCTTAGATAATCAAGTTGAACTTTTTACAGATGGTAATGACCTATTCGATAATATAATTGCTAATATCAATCAGGCAAAAGAGTTTGTTGATGTAGAATTTTATACTTTTTATTCCGATGAATTAGGTCATCGCGTTTTATCCGCGCTAGAAGCTGCCGCAAAACGTGGCGTTAAAGTACGTGTACTTTATGATGCTAACGGGTCGCACGGTACTAAGGCACGATTTTTTAGCAATTTACGAAAATTAGGCGGTGAGGCACAGCCATTCATTTCAAGTTCAAGTAAATATAAAATTCGTACACCTCGTTTAAACTATCATTTGCATCGTAAATTAGTGATTATCGACCATACAATTGGTTATATAGGTGGATTTAACATTGGTGATCAATACGTTGACAAATCACCAAAATTCGGCCATTGGCGTGATACTCACATGCGGGTTGTCGGGCAAGCTCCCATCATGATGGAATTTAGATTCGCCATGGATTGGAATACTTCCTGTCGGAAATCTCATCTACCTAAATATCCTCTTGATAATTTGGAGCATATTAAGTTAAAGCGTCCTTCATCTAAAAATGATGTAGCAATGCAGATTGTTTCTTCGGGGCCTGATAGTCAAGATTTTGCTATTCGCCGTGGATATGAAGGCATTATTGCCACCGCCAAAGAATATATCTACATTCAAACTCCGTATTTGATCCCAGAACCATCCATTTTGGAAGCTTTAATCATTGCTGCCAAAAGCGGCGTTGATGTGCGCATCATGGTTCCATGTATGCCAGATCATCCCTTTGTTTATCGAGCAACTGAATATTATGCTAAATATTTAACTGAAAACGGGGTAAAAGTTTATAAGTACAATAATGGTTTTATTCATGCAAAAACTGTCGTCAGTGGTTCTAACATCTCTTCTGTAGGATCTGCAAATCAAGACTATCGAAGCTACAGTTTAAATTTTGAAGTAAATGCTTTTAACTATAGTCCTGAATTGACTAAAAAGTTGAAGAAGATCTTTGAAGAAGATTTAAAAGTTTCAACTTTGATGACTAATGAATACTTCGACAAACAAAGTAGATGGCGCAAATTTAAACAATATTTCTCCAGACTACTATCTCCGATTTTATAA
- a CDS encoding adenine phosphoribosyltransferase has translation MAIDFKEHIASVQDFPNKGIVFRDITPILQDGELYRAATHELAEYAKSRNADVIVGPEARGFIVGCPVATELGVGFVPARKPHKLPREVERASYDLEYGSNSLEMHKDAIKPGQRVVLCDDLLATAGTLRASKELIENLGGKLVGAAFYIELPDLKGREKLPDLDIYSLVQYHGA, from the coding sequence ATGGCAATTGATTTTAAAGAACATATCGCAAGCGTTCAGGATTTTCCAAATAAAGGAATTGTTTTCCGTGATATTACGCCAATTTTGCAAGATGGTGAACTTTATCGCGCAGCAACTCATGAATTAGCAGAATATGCAAAGAGCAGAAATGCTGATGTTATCGTGGGTCCTGAAGCAAGAGGATTTATTGTAGGTTGTCCAGTTGCAACTGAGTTGGGTGTTGGTTTTGTTCCAGCTAGAAAGCCACACAAGTTGCCACGAGAAGTAGAACGTGCTTCATATGATCTAGAATACGGTTCTAACAGCTTAGAAATGCATAAAGATGCAATCAAGCCAGGTCAAAGAGTAGTTCTTTGTGATGATTTATTAGCAACTGCTGGTACCTTAAGAGCTTCAAAAGAATTAATTGAAAATCTTGGTGGTAAACTCGTTGGAGCTGCTTTTTACATTGAATTGCCAGACCTTAAGGGCCGTGAAAAGTTACCAGATTTAGATATTTACTCTCTTGTACAATATCATGGTGCTTAA
- a CDS encoding LysR family transcriptional regulator, whose protein sequence is MNLKQLRYFLTVAQEKQITAAAKRLYIAQPPLSYQLKQLEKELEVKLFIRTAHGIELTDAGRELESYAEKILDLAETAKDQVHKTAQGELGTIKIGSASSSANVLPSSDFKKLAEYYPNINFDVYEENTFGVLEKLDNGTIDLGIVRTPFNHHGIESKTLTSENMVVVTKDQKFLTQGPIIIKKLQKKPLIIYRRFEEIFNQSFAHAGIKPFYAVKCDDSRTAILWAQQGMGYALVPETIAQLYARDQFVVIKHNSWKTHLQLVWRKGKRSSLIQRIIDLFN, encoded by the coding sequence ATGAATTTAAAACAATTACGTTACTTTTTAACTGTAGCTCAAGAAAAGCAAATTACTGCAGCCGCCAAAAGATTATATATTGCTCAGCCACCGCTTAGTTACCAGTTAAAGCAGTTAGAAAAAGAATTAGAAGTTAAGCTTTTTATTCGAACTGCTCATGGAATTGAGTTGACTGATGCAGGAAGAGAACTTGAGAGCTATGCAGAAAAAATTTTAGATTTAGCAGAAACTGCAAAAGATCAGGTTCATAAAACGGCCCAGGGAGAATTAGGAACAATAAAAATTGGATCAGCTTCTTCTTCGGCTAATGTTTTACCTTCATCTGATTTTAAAAAACTTGCTGAATATTATCCTAATATAAATTTTGATGTTTATGAAGAAAATACTTTTGGTGTATTGGAAAAACTAGATAATGGCACAATTGATCTGGGAATTGTAAGAACACCATTTAATCATCATGGCATTGAGAGTAAAACATTAACTAGTGAGAATATGGTAGTTGTTACTAAAGATCAAAAATTTTTAACTCAAGGCCCAATTATCATTAAGAAACTTCAAAAAAAGCCTTTAATTATTTATCGCCGCTTTGAAGAAATCTTTAATCAAAGTTTTGCCCATGCTGGGATTAAGCCTTTTTATGCTGTAAAATGTGATGATTCACGTACAGCTATTTTGTGGGCTCAACAGGGGATGGGGTATGCTTTAGTGCCAGAAACAATTGCCCAACTTTATGCTAGAGATCAATTCGTTGTAATAAAACATAATAGCTGGAAAACTCATTTGCAACTAGTATGGCGCAAAGGGAAGAGGTCTTCATTGATTCAACGAATAATTGACTTATTTAATTAA
- a CDS encoding GNAT family N-acetyltransferase, with translation MQLRQATMADFDQIMTILKDGANQLAERGVEQWQGDYPSPDQIKEDIENGWAYLAVSQDGETVGAIAIVPSPDHSYDKLDGKWLLDTENYLVIHRVAIHSNHAGKGYATKLLTEVINYIKEHRSDIDSIRIDTHEDNKAMQHLIDKMGFTRVGTLHGVYRPDETSYVYELKTK, from the coding sequence ATGCAACTAAGACAAGCTACGATGGCTGATTTTGATCAAATTATGACTATTCTTAAGGATGGCGCCAACCAATTGGCTGAAAGAGGCGTAGAGCAATGGCAAGGGGATTATCCTTCACCAGATCAAATCAAAGAAGATATTGAAAATGGCTGGGCTTACTTGGCTGTTTCTCAAGATGGTGAAACTGTTGGTGCAATTGCTATTGTTCCTTCGCCAGATCATTCTTATGATAAGCTTGATGGTAAGTGGTTACTTGATACGGAAAACTACTTGGTAATTCATAGAGTAGCTATTCACTCAAATCATGCAGGGAAAGGTTATGCTACTAAGCTTTTAACTGAGGTTATCAATTATATTAAAGAGCATCGATCAGATATCGATTCAATTAGAATTGATACTCATGAAGATAATAAGGCAATGCAACATTTAATTGATAAGATGGGCTTTACCCGTGTCGGAACTTTGCATGGTGTTTATCGACCTGATGAAACTTCATATGTTTATGAACTAAAAACTAAATAA